A window from Pangasianodon hypophthalmus isolate fPanHyp1 chromosome 16, fPanHyp1.pri, whole genome shotgun sequence encodes these proteins:
- the LOC113530281 gene encoding formin-H yields the protein MNSIKMQDVPQLSNEMQLKIMHMVKSGELSIDDALDQARRDKLQLLQRNFDLEEKQASQYNFSVHKFNSYRWQKRVLQIDFSTKMVCSIEKGIVKRQFLFEEIKNCHDAAGTRFTVLFKDHHEYELEAMSPQDKQKMLELVNQIIYRNIQPPDVYEKPEEPPASQKRLHEGQLLLQRGGLASFKWKKYEAHLYTGHLTLLSTGHCQYEDEADVPMSSNLPIIIHFSDGNASVESNCTCDSLFMLLTNNNEYHFRIPVDGQMSTEVIRSERDAWVKAINKLCMDWKHKSQSEHVYEELTESSKIAETSKECQSEGERERETDRMQNNQESVLVPPLPRPRLYAAKSVPLLLPEPVLEPVCLPALGPEQVPELKLPSTSVKNPEAEPVPQLATVTLPVPTSASTPAPPMPPPLPKKSKPKTLTERTKAFHWDVIVQDKIAKSLWARGSPREIEIDTSRLYEQFGVKDLGHFSSAESSNHAEILLNAKIAHNFNIFLKSFPVQPKELKDKLFIVDEREGGLSDEHIASLRRYVPTPDDIEMYKSYKGDVSELHMVDQYMMALCNIPYLSTRLDLLLTLRELPISIEDLTPLINQKIVMCRQLWGCESFVSVLEYLLTIGNYLNQHAGKEKAKGFRLSSLTKLSQLRGNEKKFTLLHALVEQIMLHEPRLATFFQELTEFETVPGASIKGLTAEVDVVKNELQKVIQYRKTYKWKNLGTQHSKFSKDLKMAIEKYEADLSQLTKRCTEMRKLYADILVKFGEPLDQDSQEVFGWVCQFINEFKRVQAEFTC from the exons ATGAATAGCATAAAGATGCAGGATGTCCCTCAG CTTAGTAATGAGATGCAGCTGAAAATTATGCACATGGTGAAGAGTGGAGAGCTGAGCATCGATGATGCTCTGGACCAGGCCAGAAGAGACAAACTGCAGCTGCTCCAGAGGAACTTTGATTTAGAG GAAAAACAAGCCTCGCAGTACAACTTCAGTGTGCACAAATTTAATTCTTACAGATGGCAAAAAAGGGTACTCCAg ATCGATTTCAGCACAAAGATGGTTTGCAGTATTGAGAAAGGCATTGTGAAGAGACAGTTTCTTTTTGAGGAAATAAAAAACTGCCATGATGCTGCAGGGACCAGGTTCACAGTGTTGTTCAAGGACCACCATGAATACGAGCTGGAGGCTATGTCTCCACAGGACAAGCAAAAA ATGCTGGAACTAGTAAATCAGATTATCTACAGGAATATCCAACCTCCAGATGTTTATGAGAAGCCTGAAGAGCCACCAGCGTCCCAGAAAAGGCTTCATGAGGGCCAGCTGCTTCTGCAGCGAGGAGGGCTAGCATCGTTCAAATGGAAGAA GTATGAGGCACATCTTTATACAGGACACCTGACCCTGCTCTCGACAGGGCATTGCCAGTATGAGGATGAGGCAGATGTCCCCATGTCCTCCAACCTGCCAATCATCATTCACTTCTCCGATGGCAATGCCAGTGTAGAGAGCAACTGCACCTGTGACTCTCTGTTTATGCTTCTCACTAACAATAATGAGTACCA TTTCCGGATTCCAGTAGATGGACAGATGAGTACAGAGGTCATTAGGAGTGAAAGGGATGCCTGGGTTAAAGCTATTAACAAGTTATGCATGGACTGGAAACATAAATCTCAGTCTGAGCATGTGTATGAAGAACTCACAGAATCTTCCAAGATTGCAGAAACCAGTAAAGAGTGTCAGTctgaaggggagagagaaagagagactgacagGATGCAGAACAATCAGGAGTCTGTTTTAGTGCCACCGCTGCCAAGACCTCGTTTATACGCTGCAAAAAGTGTCCCTCTTCTATTGCCGGAGCCAGTGCTCGAACCGGTGTGCCTTCCTGCCCTGGGGCCAGAGCAGGTGCCTGAGTTAAAGCTACCATCCACATCAGTGAAAAATCCAGAGGCAGAGCCAGTACCACAACTTGCAACCGTGACACTACCAGTGCCTACTTCAGCCTCGACTCCTGCTCCTCCCATGCCACCTCCCCTGCCCAAGAAGAGCAAGCCAAAAACACTGACAGAGAGAACCAAGGCCTTTCACTGGGATGTCATTGTGCAAGACAAG ATTGCGAAGTCATTGTGGGCGCGGGGAAGTCCTCGAGAAATTGAAATCGACACATCACGTCTGTATGAGCAATTTGGAGTCAAAGACTTGGGGCACTTTTCTAGCGCAGAGTCCAGTAATCATGCTGAAATCCTGCTGAATGCGAAAATCGCACACAACTTCA ATATTTTCCTCAAAAGTTTTCCAGTGCAGCCTAAAGAGCTCAAGGACAAATTGTTCATTGTTGATGAGCGGGAAGGCGGCCTCTCTGATGAACACATTGCTTCTCTCAGgag GTATGTGCCCACTCCAGATGATATAGAGATGTACAAGTCCTATAAAGGAGATGTGAGTGAACTGCACATGGTTGATCAATACATGATGGCG TTGTGCAACATCCCTTACCTGAGCACTCGACTGGACCTTCTGCTAACTCTCAGAGAACTGCCCATCAGCATTGAAGACCTGACACCG CTGATTAACCAGAAGATTGTCATGTGTCGTCAGCTGTGGGGCTGCGAATCGTTCGTGTCCGTGCTTGAGTACCTGCTGACCATCGGCAATTACCTCAACCAGCATGCAGGCAAAGAAAAGGCCAAGGGATTCCGTCTCTCATCCTTAACGAAG CTCTCGCAATTGCGTGGGAATGAGAAGAAGTTCACCTTGCTGCATGCCCTTGTGGAGCAGATCATGTTGCATGAGCCCCGTTTGGCCACGTTTTTCCAGGAGTTGACGGAATTTGAGACAGTCCCTGGGG CATCAATTAAAGGCCTTACAGCTGAGGTGGATG TTGTGAAGAATGAGCTACAGAAGGTCATTCAGTACAGGAAAACATACAAGTGGAAAAACTTAGGCACCCAGCACTCCAAATTCTCGAAAGACTTAAAG ATGGCCATCGAGAAGTATGAGGCTGATCTCAGCCAGCTGACGAAGAGGTGCACTGAGATGAGGAAACTCTACGCTGACATATTG GTGAAATTTGGAGAGCCCTTGGATCAGGATTCTCAAGAAGTGTTTGGCTGGGTTTGCCAGTTTATCAACGAATTCAAAAGGGTCCAGGCAGAGTTCACATGTTGA